In Anoplopoma fimbria isolate UVic2021 breed Golden Eagle Sablefish chromosome 12, Afim_UVic_2022, whole genome shotgun sequence, one DNA window encodes the following:
- the LOC129099951 gene encoding uncharacterized protein LOC129099951: protein MSGATASIADVSRTVFTNKDDRRKSGHTQAQCTPRPLPALGTQRIIQGNGTTVGTVISLQCPDKHKLVGRELMCVMDTNSTHWVGNTYCKPVSPFEDYGFRVAVLASIVSSAIIFFMSVAFITCCLLDCIKDDERKQNERESEMWQWEEQAQQQGDNRSRYSHKGRNNNNNNTQEKVQSLWNTGNPAVSDNVQACRCHQQYEYGPACTYGPNPSLSTLPGFDYNQPLLPRNPGSAQISGQPDYNGPPRSCQTTNPGLLQVSAAQPGSVWQYGGQQSGFLGVNPSTTDESSTRIVKPAKEFSIRIISV, encoded by the exons ATGTCAGGGGCAACAGCCTCCATAGCAGATGTGTCCAGGACTGTTTTTACCAACAAAGATGACCGGAGGAAGTCAG GTCACACCCAGGCTCAGTGCACACCCAGGCCCCTGCCGGCCCTGGGCACCCAGAGGATCATCCAGGGCAATGGCACCACCGTGGGCACAGTCATTTCCCTGCAGTGCCCAGACAAACACAAGCTGGTAGGAAGGGAGCTGATGTGCGTCATGGACACCAACAGCACCCACTGGGTGGGGAACACCTACTGTAAAC CTGTGTCTCCCTTTGAGGACTACGGTTTCCGCGTGGCCGTGCTGGCGTCCATCGTAAGCTCGGCCATAATCTTCTTCATGTCCGTGGCCTTCATCACCTGCTGTTTGCTCGACTGCATCAAAGACGACGAAAGGAAGCAGAATGAGAG ggaGTCAGAAATGTGGCAGTGGGAGGAGCAGGCCCAACAACAGGGGGACAACAGGTCTCGCTACAGCCATAAAggcaggaacaacaacaacaacaacacccaGGAGAAAGTGCAGTCCCTGTGGAACACCGGGAACCCGGCCGTGAGTGACAACGTGCAAGCCTGCAG ATGTCATCAGCAGTACGAGTACGGTCCCGCCTGCACATACGGCCCGAATCCTTCGCTGTCTACTCTCCCCGGCTTTGACTACAACCAGCCTCTCTTACCCAGAAACCCAGGATCTGCACAGATCTCTGGTCAGCCTGACTACAACGGACCTCCTCGGTCCTGTCAAACTACAAACCCAGGCCTGCTCCAGGTCTCGGCGGCCCAGCCCGGGTCGGTGTGGCAGTATGGAGGACAGCAGAGCGGCTTTTTAGGCGTAAACCCATCAACCACAGATGAGTCCAGCACGAGGATCGTGAAGCCTGCCAAAGAATTTTCCATTCGGATAATATCTGTGTGA